One region of Paenibacillus polymyxa M1 genomic DNA includes:
- a CDS encoding outer membrane lipoprotein-sorting protein, which yields MRRISWMLAMVMCVTLLLAGCGKKSADDVVKDLSDVVSDLNSYHGTALMTLHTGDTPQEYKVDISYRKPSYYRIAMTNEKKDVTQIVLRNDEGVFVLTPSLNKSFRFKSDWPNNQGQVYLYETLVRSIIGDASRQLATDDKSYVFDVAANYNSHALVRQKIWLSKNNYAPTQVQVSDANAKVVVDLKFDQFAFDTKFDKDSFDMERNMASGKTSAGSEGSPSSGAVDSSGLPDSSGTLEGTTGVTSSGSGQEQGTVGNDVQQPSGEAKSDGAVTGDTSKPEAAANAEAQQQTPSTADGATGTSAGTDAAEAVLGEFGLIEPSYTPAGVQIKDTPELEDNGTHAVMLRYSGTYNYTIVEARPKDRAVALSAGELVDIGGSFAVLTGSEQQTMTWMNDGIEFRITSADLPVSEMIQIAASIQDQSGK from the coding sequence ATGCGCCGGATTTCATGGATGCTTGCCATGGTCATGTGTGTAACGTTGCTGCTGGCCGGGTGCGGCAAGAAGAGCGCAGACGATGTGGTTAAAGATTTGAGTGACGTGGTGAGCGACCTGAACAGCTACCACGGTACAGCTTTGATGACGCTGCATACCGGCGACACGCCGCAGGAATACAAGGTCGATATTTCCTACCGCAAGCCGTCCTATTACCGCATTGCCATGACGAACGAGAAAAAGGATGTTACACAAATTGTGCTTCGTAATGATGAGGGTGTATTTGTACTGACCCCCAGCCTGAACAAGAGTTTCCGTTTCAAAAGCGACTGGCCAAACAATCAGGGTCAGGTATATTTATATGAAACGCTGGTTCGCAGCATTATCGGTGATGCCTCCCGTCAGCTGGCTACCGATGATAAATCCTATGTGTTTGATGTGGCCGCGAACTACAACAGTCATGCGCTGGTAAGGCAAAAGATTTGGCTATCCAAAAACAACTATGCCCCTACTCAGGTACAGGTATCTGATGCGAATGCCAAGGTGGTTGTCGATCTGAAATTCGATCAATTCGCTTTTGATACGAAGTTTGACAAAGATTCCTTTGATATGGAACGGAATATGGCTTCCGGAAAAACGAGTGCTGGTAGCGAGGGATCGCCATCTTCAGGGGCAGTCGATTCCAGCGGTTTGCCCGATTCTTCCGGTACGTTAGAAGGGACGACTGGCGTGACATCCAGTGGATCTGGACAAGAGCAGGGAACCGTAGGCAACGATGTTCAGCAACCGTCTGGTGAAGCGAAGAGCGACGGAGCTGTCACAGGCGATACGTCCAAGCCGGAAGCAGCAGCTAACGCAGAGGCGCAGCAACAAACACCGAGCACAGCGGATGGTGCAACCGGAACGTCAGCAGGAACGGATGCCGCAGAAGCTGTATTGGGTGAATTCGGCTTGATTGAACCGTCCTACACGCCAGCCGGAGTACAGATTAAGGATACGCCGGAGTTGGAGGATAATGGTACACATGCAGTGATGCTGCGGTATAGCGGAACGTATAACTATACCATTGTGGAGGCGCGTCCAAAAGATCGGGCGGTCGCACTTTCCGCAGGAGAACTGGTTGATATTGGAGGAAGCTTTGCTGTGCTGACAGGAAGCGAACAGCAGACGATGACCTGGATGAATGATGGAATAGAGTTCAGAATCACCAGTGCTGACCTGCCTGTGAGCGAAATGATACAAATTGCCGCTTCTATACAGGATCAATCGGGTAAATAA